Genomic DNA from Lactuca sativa cultivar Salinas chromosome 8, Lsat_Salinas_v11, whole genome shotgun sequence:
TGAAAATCCTACACCCTTTCTTCATCTAACATGGTTGGATTCACATGTGCTTCTTGGTGTAGCTCCTAATGGCAACCTTTTGGAACTTGAAATTATGTGCTCTGAGGATCATATTCATGGTTCAGTGGCATGCTCAGGTTGGGATGCtaaaaatagcaacatattttcTCTTGAGAGAAATGTGATTGCCATTGCTTCTAACCCTGTTAAAAAACGTTCAGCATTTATTCAGTTAAATGGTGGGAATGTTTTTGAGTACACATCAGGTTTGTCTCTTCAGGAGAACAACCATTTGCGGTTTTCCCAATCTTGCCCCTGGATGAGTGTGGCCTCAATTGGAGATTTTGGGGTATTGGAGTCTTTTTTGTTATTCGGGCTTGATAACAACAGTAAGCTGCATGTGAATCAAAATGTTATATCTAACAACTGTCACAGCTTCTCGTTGTACTCAAATTCCCAAAATCAAGAGATGACACATTTGATCCTTTTGACCAAACAAGACTTTTTATTCGTTATTGACATTCGTGATATTGTTCTTGGTCAAACGGAAGTCAAATATGGGAACTTTGTACCTGTTATTACCAGAAGAAAAGATGAAGAAGGAAAGAAGTTTATACAAATATGGGAAAAGGGTTCCAAGATCTTAGGAGTTGTTCATGGAGATGAATCTTCTGTTATAATACAAACAACCCGTGGAAACTTAGAAAGCATTTATCCAAGAAAATTGGTGTTGGAATCGATTGTGAATGCTTTGGTCCAAGAGCGTTTTAGGGATTCCCTACACATGGTAAGGCGACACAGGATTGACTTTAATGTTATTGTTGACCATGGAGGCTGGGAGAATTTTGTAAAATTGGCAACCGAGTTTGTCATCCAGGCAGACAATTTAAACTACATTACCGAATTTGTCTGTTCATTAAAGAACGAAAATGTCATGGAGACTTTATACAAAAGCTACATAACAAATGAGGCAAATGCTAAGGAATCAAGAAATGTCGATAGCAATAACAAGGTCAATTCCGTCCTTTTGGCTATCAGAAAAGCTCTAGAGTCCAAAGTACCAGAAACCCCAGAAAGAGAGCTTTGCATTTTAACAACTTTGGCAAAAAGTGATCCACCATTTCTTGAAGAAGCTTTGGAGCGGGTCAAAAAGATCCGTGAGATGGAACTATCAGATTCCACCGACCCAAAAAGACAAAACTACCCCTCTTCTGAAGAATCTTTAAAACATCTGTTATGGCTATCAGAAAGCGAGTCCCTTTTCGAAGCTGCTTTAGGTCTTTATGACTTAAACCTTGCAGCTATTGTTGCATTAAACTCACAACAAGACCCAAAGGAATTCTTACCCTTTCTTCAAGAACTAGAACTCTTGCCAGGTGGCATAATGAGATACAAAATCGACCTCAGACTTCAAAGACACGAAAAGGCACTCCAACACATTTTTCATGCAGGCGATTCTTACTTTCAAGATTTTATTAATCTCATAATAAACAACCCTCAACTTTTTCCTCATGCACTTCAATTAGTAACAGACCCCATTAAAAGAAACCAAGTTCTTGAAGCATGGGGAGATTATTTAACAAATATAAAATCATTCGAAGATGCTGCAACAACATATCTATGTTGCTGTAATCTACAAAAAGCTTTGAAAGCCTACCGGGCTTCTTACAACTGGACTGGGGTACTTACTGTTGCGGGgcttttaaaactaaaaaaagatGAGATTACCCTTTTGGCAAACGAACTGTGTGAAGAGCTTCAAACGATTGGGAAACCGAGTGAGGCTGCGAAAATCGCGTTGGATTATATTGGAGATTTTAAAAGTGGGATAAATTTGTTGATTAGTGCAAGGGAATGGGAGGAGGCTTTGAGAGTTGCTTTGATGGATAGGAGGGAGGAGTTGGTTGCTGATGTGGCGACCGGAGCGGTTGACTGTGCCGCCACGTTGGTGGCTGAGTATGAAGAAGGGGCGGAGAAAGTGGGGAAGTATTTGGCACGGTATTTGGCGGTCCGGCAGCGGCGGTTGGTGCTTGCCGCCAAGATTCAGGCGGAGGAGCGGTCGGTGAATGAATTGGATGATGATGCTGTTTCGGAAGCTAGTAGCAGTTTTAGTGGAATGAGTGCTTACACCACCGGGTATGAACTATCTGTTTGCTTTTTTACTTATTTGCCCTTCTTTCCAACTCATCTCATGTTAAAATTGATGAATGTTGTGAAATTAGTTTTTTGGAatgcaggggtaaaatggtcatttcgtTTCATTCAGACAGATTATTCAGTCTAGAAAACACTTTATCCAGCCACTTTTTCATAAAAAACTTTATGgaggaaaaaaaaaaggaacaTCCCCTTAATCAAAtataatagagtaaattacatttttggtccctgtggtatacTGGTTGTTTTGGATCTGGTCCTGAAAGATATTTTTGTTGCTTTTTTGATCCATCTGGTACCATTTTGTCAAGGTTTAGGTCTGTAGGTGACAGATGTGTAAAAATGACCAATTTGTCCTCACTTTTTGCATCCTAAACATTCTGATCCATGTCCAGGTCAAGAAAAGATTCCGCTGCTTCCATGATTTCGAGTAGCACTAGCAAAAGAGGGCAAAGACGCCAAAAGAAAAAGGGAAAAATCCGTGCTGGCAGGTACTTTGTATTCAacttttttgagtaaattacatttttggtccctgattATAGCTGTTTTTTGCAATTTCGGTCCCTGTGTATCAACTGatttttgcaaatttggtcccaaaAGTACAGAGCACATATCTGGAACAAGGACCAAAAAGTGTTATAAAAgcctcaaataaggaccaaagttgcaagaGAAAAAActcttttctctttttaataatttatattttcttGTTGTGTcccaatttaaaaataaaaaaataaaataaaattgtgttacATGGTATGCAGTCCTGATGAGGAAATGGCATTAGTGGAACATCTAAAAGGCATGTCCCTGACAGCTGGAGCAGCACGTGAGCTTAAATCTTTGTTGGGTTGTCTTGTAATGATTGGAAAAGAAGATGTTGCAAGAAAATTACAACGTGTTGCTGAAAACTTTCAGTTATCACAAACAGCAGCTGTAAAAATAGCTTCAGATGCAATGACGTGTGAGAGTGTGGATGAACATACGTTTGTTTTGGAGGTTTATTTGAAGAAATTAAGGAAGGATTTGTTGCAGTCCGAGGAGTTCTCTTGGCAGTCCAAGGTTTTTGTTGCTCCTTAGGAAGTAACGGTTGTTAGtttttggatttcattttttttcttttgaataaTTGAATTTTGGTCGAACTTATATTGGCTAGATGCggttatttttatgtattattttTTATTGGCGAATTTTGTTAACATTTGTGATTGTTGTTGATGTATAAGATTTATTTAAATGGTTGTTTTGCTACGCACatgatatgttttatgtttataaCTAGGCTGCACACTTAAACATTGCAAATGCTATGAAATAAAATAGCTATACACTTTTGAATCGatattatggaattattaacatATTGATCGGAAACAAAATTATGGGTGTGAAATTATTTTATTGGTTAATGTAAGGATTAATATTTTATGTGGATAAAATTAGTTAAATTCTGAATTTTAGTTATGTTTTATAATGAGATAAATGTTGAAGTTGGTGATTTATGATGTTAGAGTAAACCATACAATATATAAGGTATCATGTTTTGCCTTgggattttatgtgtttttgctGTGTATTAAGAATAAGAATTGATTAAACCACTAACattttacaaagttttaagtagaAGGATGAAAGtaacatttaaaaaaacaaagaGAGGGTGGAAAATGCATTTTACTAAGTAGATAAAAGAAAAtcatagggataatgacttaaaaaggtaatatatttttcgatttttacacatttagtcattgaattttttttgtccacatttaccccttcaacttgttaactTGTACATATTTAGTTCTTATGACCCGTTACTCAGGTTAACattttcgatttgtacacatttagtcattgagtttttttgtccacatttaccccttcaccttgttaaattgtacacatttagtccttatgaccgaCTACTGCGGGTTAGCCAGTAAAAATGACTTAGcatggtaatatatttctcattttgtaccaatttagtccttaatatttttgtacacatttagtccttaatatttttttttgttgcaaaataagtcatttttgtttttgtattcattcagtacttatgattgatttcttaaggttttctcacgacatcttatgtGGGATAGCCATATGGTGGTGTGATAGGTTGAGGTGGTCTTGTTATATGTTGTAGGCCAATATACTTGGTGCGGGCCGACTATAAGTTGTAGGCACGGAGACTCGAGAAGAGCGGTTGGGTTAAGGCGACATGCCAACAAACACTGAGTATTCCTGttcgatgactgattggacctgttgcatgttgacattccagtccgatgactgattggccCAAGTATTCCAATTTGATGATTGTGGGTCCGTTATGCATGATAATACGTTTGTTGTATCAGacattttgggggaaactcactaaactgtATGTTTACCTAGTTTTTTATGTTTTCGGGTTCTATTGTTGGTCGTGGGAATGAGAATgcatgactgtacacactcatcaacaataTTGAGGATTCCGCgtttcttatattactctgattttcgataaatgtattttggaataaacgtTTTTTGTTAATAATGTATTTATAAATAAGgagttttgccttatttaaaaatgaaaatttttggttgtgaaaaatgAGACGTTACACATAAACATAAACCCCACACACTTCATTAATGACTGTctcacgtaagatgtcgtgagaaaaacctaaggaaaacattcataagtactgaatgtgtacaaaaacaaaaatgacttactttgaaacaaaaaaatatcaagggctaaatgtgtacaaaaatattaatgactaaatgtgtacaaaatgagaaatatattaccctattaagtcatttttttcCGCTAACCTAGAGTAACCGATCATTAgaactgaatgtgtacagtttaacaagttgaaggggtaaatgtggacgaaaaaaattcaatgaccaaatgtgtacaaatcgaaaaatatattacccttttaagtcattatcccaaaatcatattatatatatagtaCGGGGGACAAGAGATAAACACAAAAGTCGAAAAAACAAAAGGTTAAAAGTGATACTTTTACAAAGTTGAAGGTAGAGGAGGTGAAAGTAATAGTTTTGATTTTACAAAAAAGAGGGTTGTAAATGATTGATCATACAAAGTTACGAGTCAATCTTGAAATTAGAGCTAATTATTAAGCTTATACCTTATGCATGTCCAGAAGCACCCTTAGCTAAGTGACTTTGTCTCACAGAgacaaagttatatatatatatatatatatatatatatatatatatatatatatatatatatatatatatatatatatatatatatgaataaaaaattaTGGATTCAAACTTTTGTAGAAATTTAAAGTTCAAACcaatgttgtaaaactcgccgagttggctgatTACTCCTTTGAGTACTCCCTACTCGCCTCCTTACCGAGGCAACTTACAGAATCCCGAGTACTCCCTGATTAGCCCCTTACTGAACCGAGTAGTGTTGTAAACGCGGTCAACTCGGTGATTGATATGTATaatataattaatgatttattatttaacatatacatgtgattattactacatatatatcttaaatttttagtaattattcacgaaatgagaccattatgtgtttttttagCTTTTGTGTATTCagatgtatctaattttgttattgaTGGAACATCGAACTCCGACGAGTCTTCTAGTCTTCTGCTACGGCGGAGATCTGACATCACAGTGCAAACCCGTTAGAGCCgccccagggactgtgccccgggagcgggctccgacggtcaagttagatcagctagaagatctgagatggtcctccatagctggagagaaccatcttggtgctggtggtggctgacggcggcgggtggcggctgagccacccggcCGGAGTATAGTGACAGCTGAGCCATGGGGAAGTCTAGTGGTGGAGGTGAAAGTAATAGTTTTGATTTTACAAAAAAGAGGGCTGTAAATGATTGATCATACAAAGTTACGAGTCAATCTTGAAATTAGAGCTAATTATTAAGCTTATACCTTATGCATGTCCAGAAGCACCCTTAGCTAAGTGACTTTGTCTCACAGAgacaaagttatatatatatatatatatatatatatatatatatatatatatatatatatgaataaaaaattaTGGATTCAAACTTTTGTAGAAATTTAAAGTTCAAACcaatgttgtaaaactcgccgagttggctgatTACTCCTTTGAGTACTCCCTACTCGCCTCCTTACCGAGGCAACTTACAGAATCCCGAGTACTCCCTGATTAGCCCCTTACTGAACCGAGTAGTGTTGTAAACGCGGTCAACTCGGTGATTGATATGTATaatataattaatgatttattatttaacatatacatgtgattattactacatatatatcttaaatttttagtaattattcacgaaatgagaccattatgtgtttttttagCTTTTGTGTATTCagatgtatctaattttgttattgaTGGAACATCGAACTCCGACGAGTCCTCTAGTCTTCTGCTACGGCGGAGATCTGACATCACAGTGCAAACCCGTTAGAGCCgccccagggactgtgccccgggagcgggctccgacggtcaagttagatcagctagaagatctgagatggtcctccatagctggagagaaccatcttggtgctggtggtggctgacggcggcgggtggcggctgagccacccggcTGGAGTATAGTGACAGCTGAGCCATGGGGAAGTCTAGTGGTGGCTGAACCACTTGGAGGAGAGTCATCTTCTAGTAGGAGGTATTgttcattatataggggacaattaggtcaggccttgggccaaGCCCCATTTAGGCCCAACTAGTAAGGAGTTGGGCAAGGCTGCCCGGAGGCCCCGGGCGGGGCTGGCGGGCGCGCACCAGGAGAGGATGGCAAGGGAGCGCCTGGTCGAGCCGGCAGGAGAGTCCCCAACagggctggcaagggagtccccagcaaggctggcaagggagcgcCATGCAAGGCTGGCAGGAGCGCGCCAGGCCAGGCTGGCGCGCTAGAGTAGTCTAGGCCACACCAGTGGACCATAGCTCATCAAGTCCCCCTAGTCTGATGGTATTGGTACGCGaccaatgacatcggactggactAAGCCATATAAACCAACAGGAGAGTCCCCAGCGAGGCTAGCAAGGGAGTCCCCGGCAGGACTGGCAGGAGCACGCCAGGCCAGGCTGGCGCGCTGGAGCAGtctaggccatgctaatggaccatatatcatcaagtccccccCAGTATGGTGTTATTGGTATGAGGCCAATGACATCGGACTAGACATAGTCATATAAACTGTGCGTCGTCAAGTCCCCCTAGTCTGATGCGATTGGGTTGCTGACAATCGGATCGGACTAGATAAAGCACCAAATACATTAAAGAGTAAAAGAAATGACCGAACCTCACCCACGAGAGCCGTGGGGTTATGCGATGAGCCAAACGCTGCTTGAGCTGACTTGATACTCCTTCATTGAGAGGAGTGCAAGCCGGTCAGTGAGATGCAACGTAACTGTTGCTGCGATCATGCGGACCGAGGCTGCTAAAGGGTGTCACGCGACACTAATGTCGGTGGAATACCGAATCGGGGTAGCTAAGAAGTGTAAGCTTGCCATTCAGTCCCTGAGACTGTTATCCGACGTGATTGTTGTGGTAGCCATGTGAGATGGGATGTCACCAGTAACCATCTACATAGTCTGCATTGCGGCGTACCAACCCTATTCCCCCCTTTCTTAGAGGAGGCGAGGAATAGATTCCGAGAGCTGGGCGACTAGGTTGCTAGCGAGGGTCACGTAGTAAGACTATTGTTGATAGCCAGACAACAGAATTCTTGAGGAACAGGTAGTGAGGCTATAGGTAGGAAACATGCAGTGAGACTGTTTCTAAGAGCCAGGTAGCAGAGATGCTGCAGGGTACGCGACAAGGCTACAGGTGGGGTTACACAGCGAGAGTGTTTCCAAGATCCAGGAAACAGAGATGCTGTGGGGTACGCGACGAGGCTACATGTAGGGTTACACAGCGGGACTGTTTCCGAGAGCCAGGAGACAGAGGTGCCGTGGGGTCGTAAGTAGTAGGGCCGCTGTCGGGATGACCTTCTTGCTGGAGAGTATCCTCACTATAGCAGGTTGTAATGTGGGTAACGCTCCATCGATCGTCCAAGCACAGGAGAATCATGATGGCTGTGAGAGAGGAAGCACCAAGGTCATGGTGTGGGAGAAGCTTGTGATGCGTGACTTAGGAGAATAGCTTGGGCTTAGCAGCCCATGATCATGGAGGTGTTACGCAGGAGAGCATTGCGCGAGATGGATTGGGCTTGGCTTCCAGTGATCGTAGTCAAGTCACGCGGAAGGGCATCGTGTGGAATGGTCGCCATGTTGCTATactggagtcgggctgagaagccaggcgactcgaggcaagggtattgaacctcgcatgcggagcttgccgctataatggagtcgggctgggaAGCCAgacgactcgaggcgagggtactgaacctcgcatgcggagcttgccgctataatggagtcgggctgagaagccaggcgactcgaggcgagggtactgaacctcgcatgtggagcttgccgctataatggattcggtctgagaagccaggcgactcgaggcgagggtactgaacctcgcatgcggagcttgccgctataatggagtcgggctgaggcgagggtactgaacctcgcatgcggagcttgccgctataatggagtcgggctgagaagccaggcgactcgaagCGGGGGTACTGAACCTCACATgcagagcttgccgctataatggagtcgggctgagaagccaggcgactcgaggcgagggtactgaacctcgcatgcggagcgtgCCGCTATagtggagtcgggctgagaatccaggcgactcgaggtgagggtactgaacctcgcatgcggagcttaccgctataatggagtcgggctgagaagccaggcgactcgaggagagggtactgaacctcgcatgcggagcgtgCCGCTATagtggagtcgggctgagaagccaggcgactcgggGCGAGAGTACTGAACCTcacatgcggagcttgccgctataatggagtcgggctgagaagccataCGACTCggggcgagggtactgaacctcgtgTGATTGGGCGTAGCACCCTACAATCTATGTATCTAGCTCGTGTGACCAGTCTGGGTTAAAGCGGAATGGTACCTGATGCTTTGCTGCATCGCTAGTCGTACTAATAAATGATGCCTCGCTGTCTTGGCTATTTGCAGAGAGCTATGCAGCGGTGCTACTTAGAGTTTGATAGTGTAGCTACCGTCAAGTGGTGCGTAGCGAGACCGCCGTCGGGAACTGGCCAGCAGGGCCGTTGAGGCCCGGGCAACGAGCTGCTAGCGATAGGTGAGTAACACGACTGTTGAGAGTTGGGCAACAATACTACCGGAGTCGGACCACGCGGCTACTCTTTCCATCCGGAATACCAACATCACCTCGGGGATACACCATCATTCATGGTGTCAGCTTTTTATGTACTTCAACTCTTCCCCTTGGTAATAAAAATCACTTCTACATAGTGTTGTACCAAcactattcccccccccccttttcttAGAGGAGGCGGAGACGGATGTATAGCCGCTGAAAGGCGAGATACATAGCTATTGGAAAGAGCTAGGCGACCTGAGTACTAACCAAAACTGGTTGGCGCGACTACTAGTCCAACAACGTAACTATTGATGGCTAGGCCTTGCAGCTGCTGAGTTGGGTCGCATCACTACTGAGAGTCAGGCTGTGCAACCGCTGAGAGCCAGACAGCGCAACTGCTGAGGGCTAAGCAGCGAGACTAGCGAGGGCCGGTCAACATGAATGTGAGGGTTGATTATCGACTTCCCAGGGTTGGTCAACACGGCTACTGATGACCGCACAACGCAATTACTAATGGCTATCTCGAAACACTTCACAACTAGTAGTAGCAATGTACTACTCTTCCCCCTCCCCCATTTTTTTTGATGAGAGCGTCAAGCTGGTTGGAGCGCGTGagcttcaatttttttttaatattttttttagagGAGCGAACATATTCTGACGTGTATTTGCTAATTGATGACTTTTGTCTTGTAATATTGGTCTAATTTATTATTGTTGATAACCAATATAACAAGGAGCCCAACTTAAGTCATGCAACCCATTTATTCATTAAACGATCCAACTGCAAAATGATAATCCATGTTCGAGTTGTGGGCCCAACAATGAGGTAGCCCGCCCAATATGGGATTGTTGGAGTTGCTTGTGGAATTTGGGCTACTTTAATTGTTTTATAGGCAACCTAGATAAAATGTATGAGGAGCCCAAATTAATTGTTATAGCTCAAACACTACAATACAGCCCGTTAGGGTTTAGAAGTCGCAGGCCCGAATTCTACTTTgtgtatgaaatgcatcaagtaAAAATGTCC
This window encodes:
- the LOC111898114 gene encoding elongator complex protein 1 isoform X1, which produces MKNLKLSWELSSNLQLQSENEVIRCTAFDIEQNRFFFASSANFIYTTHLPSSQIEESWGKPSSNPLVEAIDLDPDDSITSLEYLMEKEALIIGTSSGVLLLYNVDDNVTEVVGKVEGGVKSLSPSPDGDLLCIITGLGQMLVMTHDWDLLYEITLEDPIEDADTLSGDRILDSECSATWRGDGKFFATITSSNNSSHKKLKIWERETGNLHSVSEPKSFMGEIVEWMPSGAKIATVCDQKEENKSPSIVFFERNGLKRSSFSVNSGLDTITTVKNLKWNCNSDLLAAIVRKESHDSIKIWSFSNNHWYLKQEISHSRHDGVKFMWDPVNPLRLISWNLKGMIMVYNFIWITAVTDNSVALVIDGSKILVTPLSISLFPPPMCLFELEFPSSVREMAFWSFKNRLAASLSDGSLSVVELPDIDTWQDLEGKVFRVELTILENPTPFLHLTWLDSHVLLGVAPNGNLLELEIMCSEDHIHGSVACSGWDAKNSNIFSLERNVIAIASNPVKKRSAFIQLNGGNVFEYTSGLSLQENNHLRFSQSCPWMSVASIGDFGVLESFLLFGLDNNSKLHVNQNVISNNCHSFSLYSNSQNQEMTHLILLTKQDFLFVIDIRDIVLGQTEVKYGNFVPVITRRKDEEGKKFIQIWEKGSKILGVVHGDESSVIIQTTRGNLESIYPRKLVLESIVNALVQERFRDSLHMVRRHRIDFNVIVDHGGWENFVKLATEFVIQADNLNYITEFVCSLKNENVMETLYKSYITNEANAKESRNVDSNNKVNSVLLAIRKALESKVPETPERELCILTTLAKSDPPFLEEALERVKKIREMELSDSTDPKRQNYPSSEESLKHLLWLSESESLFEAALGLYDLNLAAIVALNSQQDPKEFLPFLQELELLPGGIMRYKIDLRLQRHEKALQHIFHAGDSYFQDFINLIINNPQLFPHALQLVTDPIKRNQVLEAWGDYLTNIKSFEDAATTYLCCCNLQKALKAYRASYNWTGVLTVAGLLKLKKDEITLLANELCEELQTIGKPSEAAKIALDYIGDFKSGINLLISAREWEEALRVALMDRREELVADVATGAVDCAATLVAEYEEGAEKVGKYLARYLAVRQRRLVLAAKIQAEERSVNELDDDAVSEASSSFSGMSAYTTGSRKDSAASMISSSTSKRGQRRQKKKGKIRAGSPDEEMALVEHLKGMSLTAGAARELKSLLGCLVMIGKEDVARKLQRVAENFQLSQTAAVKIASDAMTCESVDEHTFVLEVYLKKLRKDLLQSEEFSWQSKVFVAP
- the LOC111898114 gene encoding elongator complex protein 1 isoform X2, which encodes MKNLKLSWELSSNLQLQSENEVIRCTAFDIEQNRFFFASSANFIYTTHLPSSQIEESWGKPSSNPLVEAIDLDPDDSITSLEYLMEKEALIIGTSSGVLLLYNVDDNVTEVVGKVEGGVKSLSPSPDGDLLCIITGLGQMLVMTHDWDLLYEITLEDPIEDADTRDRILDSECSATWRGDGKFFATITSSNNSSHKKLKIWERETGNLHSVSEPKSFMGEIVEWMPSGAKIATVCDQKEENKSPSIVFFERNGLKRSSFSVNSGLDTITTVKNLKWNCNSDLLAAIVRKESHDSIKIWSFSNNHWYLKQEISHSRHDGVKFMWDPVNPLRLISWNLKGMIMVYNFIWITAVTDNSVALVIDGSKILVTPLSISLFPPPMCLFELEFPSSVREMAFWSFKNRLAASLSDGSLSVVELPDIDTWQDLEGKVFRVELTILENPTPFLHLTWLDSHVLLGVAPNGNLLELEIMCSEDHIHGSVACSGWDAKNSNIFSLERNVIAIASNPVKKRSAFIQLNGGNVFEYTSGLSLQENNHLRFSQSCPWMSVASIGDFGVLESFLLFGLDNNSKLHVNQNVISNNCHSFSLYSNSQNQEMTHLILLTKQDFLFVIDIRDIVLGQTEVKYGNFVPVITRRKDEEGKKFIQIWEKGSKILGVVHGDESSVIIQTTRGNLESIYPRKLVLESIVNALVQERFRDSLHMVRRHRIDFNVIVDHGGWENFVKLATEFVIQADNLNYITEFVCSLKNENVMETLYKSYITNEANAKESRNVDSNNKVNSVLLAIRKALESKVPETPERELCILTTLAKSDPPFLEEALERVKKIREMELSDSTDPKRQNYPSSEESLKHLLWLSESESLFEAALGLYDLNLAAIVALNSQQDPKEFLPFLQELELLPGGIMRYKIDLRLQRHEKALQHIFHAGDSYFQDFINLIINNPQLFPHALQLVTDPIKRNQVLEAWGDYLTNIKSFEDAATTYLCCCNLQKALKAYRASYNWTGVLTVAGLLKLKKDEITLLANELCEELQTIGKPSEAAKIALDYIGDFKSGINLLISAREWEEALRVALMDRREELVADVATGAVDCAATLVAEYEEGAEKVGKYLARYLAVRQRRLVLAAKIQAEERSVNELDDDAVSEASSSFSGMSAYTTGSRKDSAASMISSSTSKRGQRRQKKKGKIRAGSPDEEMALVEHLKGMSLTAGAARELKSLLGCLVMIGKEDVARKLQRVAENFQLSQTAAVKIASDAMTCESVDEHTFVLEVYLKKLRKDLLQSEEFSWQSKVFVAP
- the LOC111898114 gene encoding elongator complex protein 1 isoform X3: MLTHSVSGDRILDSECSATWRGDGKFFATITSSNNSSHKKLKIWERETGNLHSVSEPKSFMGEIVEWMPSGAKIATVCDQKEENKSPSIVFFERNGLKRSSFSVNSGLDTITTVKNLKWNCNSDLLAAIVRKESHDSIKIWSFSNNHWYLKQEISHSRHDGVKFMWDPVNPLRLISWNLKGMIMVYNFIWITAVTDNSVALVIDGSKILVTPLSISLFPPPMCLFELEFPSSVREMAFWSFKNRLAASLSDGSLSVVELPDIDTWQDLEGKVFRVELTILENPTPFLHLTWLDSHVLLGVAPNGNLLELEIMCSEDHIHGSVACSGWDAKNSNIFSLERNVIAIASNPVKKRSAFIQLNGGNVFEYTSGLSLQENNHLRFSQSCPWMSVASIGDFGVLESFLLFGLDNNSKLHVNQNVISNNCHSFSLYSNSQNQEMTHLILLTKQDFLFVIDIRDIVLGQTEVKYGNFVPVITRRKDEEGKKFIQIWEKGSKILGVVHGDESSVIIQTTRGNLESIYPRKLVLESIVNALVQERFRDSLHMVRRHRIDFNVIVDHGGWENFVKLATEFVIQADNLNYITEFVCSLKNENVMETLYKSYITNEANAKESRNVDSNNKVNSVLLAIRKALESKVPETPERELCILTTLAKSDPPFLEEALERVKKIREMELSDSTDPKRQNYPSSEESLKHLLWLSESESLFEAALGLYDLNLAAIVALNSQQDPKEFLPFLQELELLPGGIMRYKIDLRLQRHEKALQHIFHAGDSYFQDFINLIINNPQLFPHALQLVTDPIKRNQVLEAWGDYLTNIKSFEDAATTYLCCCNLQKALKAYRASYNWTGVLTVAGLLKLKKDEITLLANELCEELQTIGKPSEAAKIALDYIGDFKSGINLLISAREWEEALRVALMDRREELVADVATGAVDCAATLVAEYEEGAEKVGKYLARYLAVRQRRLVLAAKIQAEERSVNELDDDAVSEASSSFSGMSAYTTGSRKDSAASMISSSTSKRGQRRQKKKGKIRAGSPDEEMALVEHLKGMSLTAGAARELKSLLGCLVMIGKEDVARKLQRVAENFQLSQTAAVKIASDAMTCESVDEHTFVLEVYLKKLRKDLLQSEEFSWQSKVFVAP